The Streptomyces sp. ALI-76-A nucleotide sequence CGGGCGTGGCGGCTTCGAGGTACGGCCGGCGGACGGCTCACCCGGCTCTTGAGGAACTGGGCTCCCGCGGGACTGGTTGTGTCGGTGTGTCGCGGCTCCCGGCTCCTGAGAGGCCGGCGTGTCGTCACACGGCCGTCAGCACGCGCTCACTCGGCACCCGTACGTCCCGAACGGCGAAGCCGCTGCGCACCCGCGCCGGGATCCGCCGCAGGGAGATCCGCAGGTCCTGGTCGGGGACGGTGTAGTCGAGTCCGGCCAGGCGGAACGCGAGGGTTTCCAACAGCCCGATGGTGAGACCCTCACCGGGGCAACGGTGGCCGGTGCGCGGCTCGCCACCGCCCTGCGGGATCAGTTCGTCCCGCTCGACCGCGTGTTCCAGGAACCGCTCCGGGCGGAAGACGTACGGGTCGCCCCACAGCTTCTCGTCGTGGTTCTGCCCGAAGACGTCGAGCAGCACCATCCCGCCGGCCGGCACCGAGATGCCCTGCCAGGTCAGGTCCCGTACGGCGAGGCCGCCGAGGAACGGGGCGAACGGGTAGAAGCGGCGCACCTCGTGCACGAACGCGGCGGTGTAGGCGGTGTCGCCGCCCCGCAGTCGTTCGCGCTGGTTCGGCTGTAGGTGCAGCGCGTGTGCCGTGTAGGCGACGAACCAGCAGACGGCGACGGTGGGCCGGATGACGTTCAGCAGCTCGACGGCGGCCGTGTGCGGGTGCAGCAGTTCGCCGTCGGCCTCGCGGTGCCGGCACGCGGCGGCGAGCACCGACTCCTCGGGGGCGTCGACGCGGCCCGAGCGGACGTCCTCGACCAGCCGGGTGAAGCGCTCCTCCTGCCGGCTGCGGGCGCGCCGGGCCCGCCAGTGCCGTGGCCCGGCGGTGGCGAAGCCGTCGACCATGGCGACCAGGTCCCGGGCCAGAAGCTCCGGCTCCCC carries:
- a CDS encoding cytochrome P450 is translated as MDVRSSPVIDRSLPALAQGYSWLPGLLREHPDGVARTRVMGKPALAVRGPEAVRFFYDEENVRRGGALPGPVLSTLFGHDAVHTLDRGAHRARKEFFLPLLHADRIAGLVEHVVPVWDEAVREWSGAEEVVLFDAASVVLTRGVCRWAGVPLDEDAGEPELLARDLVAMVDGFATAGPRHWRARRARSRQEERFTRLVEDVRSGRVDAPEESVLAAACRHREADGELLHPHTAAVELLNVIRPTVAVCWFVAYTAHALHLQPNQRERLRGGDTAYTAAFVHEVRRFYPFAPFLGGLAVRDLTWQGISVPAGGMVLLDVFGQNHDEKLWGDPYVFRPERFLEHAVERDELIPQGGGEPRTGHRCPGEGLTIGLLETLAFRLAGLDYTVPDQDLRISLRRIPARVRSGFAVRDVRVPSERVLTAV